The Pseudoxanthomonas sp. SL93 genome segment TTCCGCGACGACACGCCGCTGCGCCTCGCGCACCTGCGCCCAGCCACTTTCCACCGGCGCCGACGGCGGCATGCCATAGCCGGCCAGCTGCACCACCAGCCACGGCACCTGCGCGCCGAAACGCTGCCGCCAGTCCTCGCGCAGCACACGCAGCCGCGCGGCATAGGCAGCGCCGTCGCCGGTGTTGGATTCGCCCTGGTACCAGAGCATGCCGCGCAGGCCGGCATGCCCGAGTGGCGCGATCATCCCGTTGTACAACGTCGACAGGCCGGCCGCCGCCTGCCAGGGCGCACGCGGCGGCTCGTCGGCGCCGGGCTCGGGCCGGTAGCGCCAGGGGTTGTCCAGCACGACGCGTGAGCCATCGTCGAAGGTCAGCGCGTGTGCACTGGCCGGACCGGCCAGCCCGCCGTCGCGATAGGTGTCCAGCACATTGACCACGACCGTGTTGATGCCCGCCTTCAACAGTCCGGACGGCAGCGGATAACGACGCGGCTCACCGGCGCCGTAGCGGCTGCCCACGGCGGTACCGTTCACCCAGGTCATGTCGGTCTCGTCCGCGGGCCCGAGCTCCAGCGTTGCGCCACGGGCCACCTGCGCCGCCGTCAACGTCACCTGCGTGCGATACCACACCATGCCGTTGTAGTCCTCGAGCGCCGGTACGCCCCAGCGCTCCCATGCGCCCAGCGTTGTGGGCGCCGTGCGCCAGCCGGTGTCGCGCACATCCGCACGCCAGGGGGCGTCGCCCCTGGCACCTTCGCGCGTGGTCCACCAGCGCTCCCAGTGACCTCCCCATCGCGCGAGCGCGGCAGGTGTATCCGTGGCGTAGAGCGCCAGCACGTCGAGCGCTTCATCGCTTTCCCCACCGGCACGCAGTGCGGTGGCGCTGGTCCAGGCTTCGATCCGCGAGCCGCCCCAGGCCGCCTGGATCAGGCCCATCGGCACATCGAGCGTCTTCTGCAGTTCCCGTGCGAAGTAGAAACAGGCGGCGGAGAAATCCCGCGCCGAATCCGGCGACGCCACCTGCCAGCGGGCATCGCCCTGGAAGCGGGACTGCGGCGTGACGGCACCTGCCTGCGGCACCGTGAACAGCCGGATCCGTGGATGTGCCGCGGATGCGATCTCCGAGCTGGCATCCAGCGCCCGCCAGACCGGCAACTCCATGTTCGACTGCCCGGCGCAAAGCCAGACGTCGCCCACGTACACGTCGCGCACCG includes the following:
- a CDS encoding sialate O-acetylesterase, which produces MLVMGAPVAHAGESEDELLHALFQDHMVLQRDAAIRVWGHARPAEDVSVMLDGTKARARAAADGTWEATLPARAAGGPYDLVVEAGTGVQTVRDVYVGDVWLCAGQSNMELPVWRALDASSEIASAAHPRIRLFTVPQAGAVTPQSRFQGDARWQVASPDSARDFSAACFYFARELQKTLDVPMGLIQAAWGGSRIEAWTSATALRAGGESDEALDVLALYATDTPAALARWGGHWERWWTTREGARGDAPWRADVRDTGWRTAPTTLGAWERWGVPALEDYNGMVWYRTQVTLTAAQVARGATLELGPADETDMTWVNGTAVGSRYGAGEPRRYPLPSGLLKAGINTVVVNVLDTYRDGGLAGPASAHALTFDDGSRVVLDNPWRYRPEPGADEPPRAPWQAAAGLSTLYNGMIAPLGHAGLRGMLWYQGESNTGDGAAYAARLRVLREDWRQRFGAQVPWLVVQLAGYGMPPSAPVESGWAQVREAQRRVVAEDPHSGLVVAIDIGDAYDIHPPNKQELGRRLARVARHTIFGERALPPTGPTARDAARTPDGVRVAFDDVTGALLTTGANGPIGFELCDAAKRCDYADAALDGRYVVLRGPRAANAMYVRYCWADGPVCTLRDTAGLPAGPFELSLPAVEVPR